The Burkholderia ambifaria AMMD genome includes a region encoding these proteins:
- a CDS encoding response regulator transcription factor codes for MSSRSSSPASPRATPDLVGAHILVVDDRPNDLRLLTEILRSARCRISVAFDGLQAYHRAQAVAPDLILMDVRMPRMDGFAACRLLASTPSTQNIPIIILTAAADLDDRIAGLETGALDYIVKPFEPVEVIARIRNHLKRARRSQPFAHLPELPDHPDAALVRAASDVLLRELRNPPTLEELARQVGTHEKRLSRVFRDHLGQTVFEYLRDTRLRAAKHFLAETSMGIGDIAEEIGFSTPGNFATAFRERFGITPSDWRRQRPAVDALPATHDHPRDA; via the coding sequence ATGTCATCCCGCTCGTCCAGTCCGGCGTCGCCGCGCGCCACGCCGGATCTCGTTGGCGCACACATTCTCGTTGTAGACGACCGACCGAACGACCTGCGGCTCCTGACGGAGATCCTGCGTTCGGCGCGATGCCGGATCAGTGTCGCGTTCGACGGGCTGCAGGCCTATCACCGCGCGCAGGCCGTCGCGCCCGACCTGATCCTGATGGATGTCCGGATGCCGCGCATGGACGGCTTCGCCGCGTGCCGCCTGCTGGCGTCGACGCCGTCGACGCAGAACATACCCATCATCATCCTGACCGCCGCCGCCGATCTCGACGATCGCATCGCGGGGCTCGAAACCGGTGCGCTCGACTACATCGTGAAGCCGTTCGAGCCGGTCGAGGTCATTGCGCGGATCCGCAATCATCTGAAGCGCGCGCGGCGCAGCCAGCCGTTCGCGCACCTGCCCGAGCTGCCCGACCATCCGGACGCCGCGCTGGTGCGCGCGGCGAGCGACGTGCTGCTGCGCGAATTGCGCAATCCGCCGACGCTCGAGGAACTCGCGCGACAGGTCGGCACGCACGAAAAGCGACTGTCGCGCGTGTTCCGCGATCATCTCGGCCAGACCGTGTTCGAATACCTGCGCGACACACGGCTGCGCGCCGCGAAGCACTTTCTCGCGGAGACGTCGATGGGGATAGGCGACATCGCCGAGGAAATCGGCTTCTCGACGCCAGGCAATTTCGCGACGGCGTTTCGCGAACGGTTCGGCATCACGCCGTCCGACTGGCGGCGCCAGCGTCCGGCGGTCGACGCACTGCCCGCGACGCATGATCACCCGCGCGATGCCTAG